The Lewinellaceae bacterium genome has a segment encoding these proteins:
- a CDS encoding S8 family serine peptidase: MNMLYSISFFAALVLLGVWFYNKKNENVTKLIPALLGLSLLTYAGSVAFASAGIPDKLFTAFRDLMVLGATSLLFQVFSRSKITFLPVMLVSLLLYMWYNGKFMSHTFDAPTEAISVANNAELLIEINENETPASLQKIIDRYHLTLNRAFQPEDGTITDLDDYYTVDIPEAFENKRPEIERALNKSGFIDWVEANEVIQIDPMTPAKRLPEVNKKFGLNDPGIEHLWAFEAMEMDKLYNYLEKNKVKPQKKALVAILDTGVDAEHEDIKGNFKSIESQYNNDPQGHGTHCAGIAGAVSNNGVGTASYSRDNSFTQISSIKVLNANGMGTQQSIISGILKAADKGADVISLSLGGPSNQSRQRAYKQAVAYANKKGAIVVVAAGNSNRNAKNYSPANAPGVIAVSAVDNELNRAVFSNYVHDIDMGVAAPGVDIYSTIPSNKYASYNGTSMATPYVAGLLGLMKSINPKLTTKEAYNLLKNNGKNTRDTKSTGKFIQPANAVKALVEG; the protein is encoded by the coding sequence ATTAACATGCTATATTCAATTAGTTTTTTTGCAGCCTTGGTCTTACTGGGCGTTTGGTTTTACAATAAAAAGAACGAGAATGTCACCAAACTTATTCCCGCTCTCCTGGGGTTAAGCCTGTTGACTTATGCCGGTAGTGTGGCTTTCGCCTCTGCCGGGATTCCAGATAAATTATTTACTGCCTTCCGCGACCTCATGGTGCTTGGAGCTACCAGCTTGCTGTTCCAGGTATTTTCCAGAAGTAAAATAACCTTCCTTCCGGTAATGCTGGTCAGTCTGCTGCTCTACATGTGGTATAATGGTAAATTCATGAGCCACACCTTTGATGCGCCAACTGAAGCCATAAGTGTGGCCAATAATGCAGAATTACTGATTGAAATTAATGAAAACGAAACGCCCGCGTCCCTTCAAAAAATAATAGATCGATACCACCTTACGCTTAACCGCGCTTTCCAGCCGGAAGACGGCACCATTACAGACCTCGATGACTATTACACTGTGGATATCCCTGAGGCTTTCGAAAATAAAAGACCGGAAATCGAGCGGGCGCTCAACAAATCAGGCTTCATCGATTGGGTGGAAGCCAATGAGGTGATACAAATTGATCCCATGACTCCCGCCAAACGTCTGCCGGAAGTCAATAAAAAATTCGGGCTCAACGATCCGGGCATTGAACACCTTTGGGCCTTTGAAGCCATGGAGATGGATAAATTGTATAATTACCTGGAAAAGAACAAAGTAAAACCTCAGAAAAAGGCCCTCGTCGCCATCCTCGATACCGGCGTGGATGCCGAACATGAAGATATAAAAGGTAATTTCAAATCCATTGAAAGCCAATACAATAATGATCCACAGGGACACGGAACACACTGTGCCGGCATTGCCGGGGCCGTTTCCAATAACGGTGTCGGAACGGCCTCCTATTCCCGCGACAACAGCTTCACACAGATCAGCAGCATCAAGGTACTCAATGCCAATGGCATGGGCACACAGCAATCCATCATCAGCGGTATCCTCAAGGCGGCCGATAAAGGAGCGGATGTCATTTCCCTCTCCCTTGGGGGGCCCTCAAATCAAAGCCGTCAGCGGGCCTATAAACAGGCCGTCGCATATGCCAATAAAAAAGGCGCCATTGTTGTCGTTGCAGCAGGCAACTCGAACCGCAATGCCAAAAATTATTCCCCAGCCAATGCCCCCGGTGTAATCGCCGTAAGTGCGGTGGACAATGAACTCAACCGGGCGGTTTTTTCCAATTACGTACATGATATCGATATGGGCGTTGCCGCTCCGGGAGTGGATATCTATTCAACAATCCCTTCCAACAAATACGCAAGTTACAACGGTACTTCCATGGCAACCCCATATGTAGCCGGCCTGCTCGGACTCATGAAAAGCATCAACCCTAAACTGACTACAAAAGAGGCCTATAACCTTCTCAAAAACAATGGCAAAAACACCCGGGATACCAAATCTACCGGAAAATTCATACAGCCTGCGAATGCGGTGAAAGCGTTGGTGGAGGGGTAA
- a CDS encoding DUF368 domain-containing protein, with protein MKKTPLVLKGMAMGIAEVIPGVSGGTIAFITGIYERLINAIKVILNPSIIGTLKKEGMKATWQKADGTFLFFVMVGMVTGLVGGIFTITHLLETYPTLVWGFFFGLIAASIVYVGRQVKKWNWISVTAFIIGTAVAYYITVVNPGQGSESLPFVFLSGALAICALILPGISGSFILLLLGMYTIIIPTVKDALKTFHMESLLITGVFGLGCLLGLALFSRLLSWTFARYHDQTMAVLTGFMLGSLNKIWPWRNVLEYRINSKGEEVPFIEKNVMPAAYEGNALVFGVIIAIVLGLVAVYLLSRYEKPEEKI; from the coding sequence ATGAAAAAAACACCACTAGTCCTGAAAGGCATGGCCATGGGCATCGCGGAAGTGATTCCCGGCGTATCGGGCGGTACCATCGCCTTTATTACAGGCATATACGAGAGACTCATCAATGCCATTAAGGTCATTTTGAACCCGTCCATCATCGGCACTTTAAAAAAGGAGGGCATGAAAGCCACCTGGCAAAAAGCCGACGGCACCTTTCTGTTTTTTGTAATGGTCGGAATGGTCACCGGACTGGTGGGCGGCATTTTTACCATCACCCATTTGCTGGAAACTTACCCTACCCTGGTCTGGGGTTTTTTCTTCGGACTCATCGCCGCTTCCATTGTTTATGTGGGCAGGCAGGTAAAAAAATGGAACTGGATAAGCGTTACAGCCTTTATCATCGGAACAGCGGTGGCCTATTATATCACTGTGGTGAACCCGGGACAGGGCAGCGAATCCCTTCCCTTTGTTTTTCTTTCAGGAGCACTGGCCATTTGCGCGCTGATCTTGCCAGGCATTTCGGGTAGTTTCATTTTATTGCTGCTCGGCATGTACACCATCATTATTCCCACTGTCAAAGATGCTTTAAAAACTTTCCACATGGAAAGCCTCCTCATCACCGGTGTTTTCGGGCTGGGATGTTTGTTGGGGCTTGCATTGTTCTCAAGGTTACTTTCGTGGACTTTTGCCCGATACCACGATCAGACCATGGCTGTGCTCACCGGATTTATGCTTGGCTCCCTTAACAAAATATGGCCCTGGCGTAATGTTTTGGAATACAGAATCAATAGCAAAGGGGAAGAAGTGCCTTTTATTGAAAAAAATGTGATGCCGGCGGCTTATGAAGGCAATGCCCTTGTTTTTGGAGTGATTATAGCTATAGTGCTTGGACTGGTGGCTGTTTACCTGCTTTCAAGGTATGAGAAGCCAGAGGAGAAAATATAG
- the coaD gene encoding pantetheine-phosphate adenylyltransferase: MKKIAVFPGSFDPITIGHYDLIIRAMPLFDEIVVAVGVNSQKNTLFSLEQRMAWLEEVFEDEPTIKVDFFEKLTVDFCHKIGARYLVRGLRNASDFDYEKTISQLNNILGKGLETIFLISKPEYSHISSTIVREIIKGGGDAAPFLPKEIKI, translated from the coding sequence ATGAAAAAAATCGCGGTTTTCCCCGGGTCATTTGACCCGATCACTATTGGCCACTATGACCTGATCATAAGAGCCATGCCTTTATTTGATGAGATCGTAGTGGCAGTTGGAGTGAATTCGCAAAAGAACACCTTATTCAGCCTTGAACAGAGAATGGCCTGGCTCGAAGAAGTTTTTGAAGATGAGCCGACTATCAAAGTGGATTTTTTTGAAAAGCTGACCGTCGATTTTTGTCATAAGATCGGTGCGCGCTACCTGGTTCGTGGTCTGAGAAATGCTTCGGATTTTGATTACGAAAAAACCATTTCCCAACTCAATAACATCCTCGGGAAAGGGCTGGAAACGATCTTCCTCATCAGCAAGCCCGAATATTCCCATATCAGCTCCACCATCGTTCGCGAGATCATCAAGGGTGGGGGAGATGCAGCGCCTTTTTTGCCAAAGGAGATAAAGATTTAA
- a CDS encoding M4 family metallopeptidase, with translation MKLKFIPGILICCLLGLWIPISAQTINSVDINSFISQTKATISFNKATGAAGFVRFSREDRLVIQGNSLEEKVSFFLQQYGRIFGISDPDTALQFFKTETDFLGHRHLYYKQIYHGIPVFGGDLRFHFDEQSRLSAVNGVYVPNIEAGIFPLLSEDVAASIALDYVGNQDLNVSGVPLEIQHSKIYLFRKGLVQGAPGANHLVYELEVGNKNDVLEYVYVDAIKGTIVEQFTGIHAILSRRVYEDNTGNQVWNEGNAFPGSLSIWQQNEVQAAGHAYYFFAHAFGFDSYNNAGATMRTINNNPNISCPNANWNGSTTNFCNGTAADDVVAHEWGHAYTSYTSGLIYAWQSGALNESYSDIWGETVDLLNGYQDAGENLSNRTSCNSSDKWMIGEDASAFGGAIRDMWNPNCKSDPGKVTDNQYNCGSGDSGGVHTNSGVNNHAYALLVDGGNYNGQSISALGLTKTAHIFWRAQSVYLTSTSDFSAQADALEMACSDLVGINLEGLSTGVSPAGLSGQIITVADCNEVAEVNVAVEFRQAPPCGFANMLASNPPKLCPDGKFQYDIATQDFESGLGSWSVVQLPENSSTWENHDWEIITNLPENRPGAGIYGADLIIGDCYSDLENGIIRLRSPLISIPVTTSDPVLLAFDHYASMELNWDGGNIKYKLNNGPWTVVPASAFIFNPYNGSLNGGDNDNPMGGEPAFTGADEGSVSGSWGQSQINLTQLGVHAGDNLRLRWELGTDGCNGWDGWYLDDIVVCSCEASLPVTLVDFRARGRGNDVLLDWKTESEFNNSGFEVQRKMEGEELFESIGWVEGNGTSQQPHTYQFQDETLQNGKTYYYRLLQLDFDGRKMFSEVVAVSIGNDAGTGFTIVPNPAQDRINLHLNGTFGGDFECTIIDLNGKVVWQARESDALLQPIEVSSWPSGLYFVRLKGENVYAVQRLVID, from the coding sequence ATGAAATTAAAATTTATCCCCGGCATTTTAATATGCTGCCTCTTAGGTTTATGGATTCCCATATCCGCACAAACGATCAACAGTGTCGATATTAATTCATTTATAAGCCAAACCAAGGCCACCATTAGCTTTAACAAGGCCACAGGAGCCGCAGGTTTTGTCCGCTTCTCCAGGGAAGATCGATTGGTAATACAGGGCAACAGCCTGGAGGAAAAAGTGTCTTTTTTTCTCCAACAATATGGACGTATTTTCGGTATATCGGATCCGGATACTGCCTTGCAATTTTTTAAAACGGAAACAGATTTCCTGGGGCATCGCCACTTGTATTACAAACAAATTTATCACGGTATTCCCGTCTTTGGAGGCGATCTCCGGTTTCATTTTGATGAACAGTCGAGACTTTCAGCGGTCAATGGGGTATATGTTCCCAACATTGAAGCGGGAATATTCCCTCTGTTAAGTGAAGACGTGGCGGCATCAATAGCCCTGGATTATGTTGGAAATCAGGATTTGAATGTTTCAGGGGTTCCCCTGGAAATACAACATTCGAAAATATATCTTTTTCGCAAAGGACTGGTGCAAGGGGCTCCGGGAGCTAATCACCTGGTATATGAACTGGAGGTTGGCAACAAAAATGATGTATTGGAATATGTTTATGTGGATGCGATCAAAGGAACTATTGTCGAACAGTTTACCGGGATACATGCTATTCTATCGAGAAGAGTTTATGAGGACAATACCGGGAATCAGGTCTGGAACGAAGGGAATGCTTTCCCGGGTAGCCTGAGCATCTGGCAGCAGAATGAAGTTCAGGCCGCAGGCCATGCCTACTACTTTTTTGCTCATGCCTTTGGTTTTGATTCTTATAACAATGCAGGCGCAACAATGAGAACGATCAACAATAATCCCAATATTTCCTGCCCCAATGCCAACTGGAACGGCAGTACTACCAATTTTTGCAACGGAACGGCCGCCGATGATGTGGTGGCACACGAATGGGGACATGCTTACACCAGTTACACCAGCGGACTGATCTACGCCTGGCAATCGGGTGCCCTCAACGAATCCTATTCAGATATTTGGGGGGAAACGGTGGATCTGCTCAACGGATACCAGGACGCGGGTGAAAACCTGTCTAACCGTACTTCATGCAACAGTTCCGACAAATGGATGATAGGAGAGGACGCATCCGCTTTTGGAGGAGCCATCCGGGATATGTGGAATCCGAATTGCAAATCCGATCCAGGAAAGGTCACAGATAATCAATACAACTGCGGTTCAGGAGATAGCGGAGGAGTGCATACCAATTCCGGGGTCAACAACCATGCTTATGCTTTATTGGTGGATGGCGGCAATTATAACGGACAGAGTATTTCGGCCCTTGGATTAACCAAAACCGCACACATATTCTGGCGGGCCCAAAGCGTTTACCTGACCAGCACAAGTGATTTCAGTGCCCAGGCTGATGCCTTGGAAATGGCATGCAGTGACCTGGTTGGCATAAATCTGGAAGGATTATCGACCGGAGTATCCCCGGCCGGACTTTCCGGTCAGATCATTACGGTGGCCGATTGTAATGAAGTGGCTGAGGTGAATGTGGCGGTTGAATTCAGGCAGGCGCCTCCTTGTGGATTTGCCAATATGTTGGCGTCCAATCCTCCAAAATTATGCCCTGACGGGAAATTCCAGTACGACATTGCAACTCAGGATTTTGAATCCGGGCTCGGCAGTTGGTCGGTGGTTCAGCTCCCTGAAAATAGCTCTACCTGGGAAAACCATGATTGGGAAATCATCACCAATTTACCGGAGAACAGACCCGGAGCCGGAATTTACGGCGCGGATCTGATTATCGGAGACTGCTATTCCGACCTGGAAAATGGCATCATCCGATTGCGAAGCCCGCTCATCAGCATTCCCGTCACTACCTCTGATCCTGTTCTGCTGGCTTTTGACCATTATGCTTCCATGGAACTGAACTGGGACGGGGGCAACATTAAATACAAACTCAATAATGGTCCCTGGACCGTGGTGCCTGCTTCGGCTTTTATTTTCAACCCGTACAATGGCAGTTTAAATGGCGGGGATAATGATAATCCCATGGGGGGTGAACCTGCTTTTACCGGAGCGGATGAAGGATCTGTTTCCGGAAGCTGGGGACAGAGCCAGATCAACCTGACCCAGTTGGGTGTTCATGCCGGAGATAATCTCCGCCTGCGGTGGGAGCTGGGAACCGATGGCTGTAATGGCTGGGACGGTTGGTATCTCGATGACATTGTGGTGTGTAGTTGCGAAGCTTCCCTCCCTGTGACTTTGGTCGATTTTAGGGCCCGGGGCCGTGGCAATGATGTGTTGCTGGATTGGAAAACGGAATCGGAATTCAACAATTCAGGATTTGAGGTGCAGAGAAAGATGGAGGGTGAGGAGCTTTTTGAGTCTATTGGTTGGGTGGAAGGCAACGGCACCAGTCAACAGCCCCATACCTATCAATTCCAGGATGAAACCCTTCAAAATGGAAAAACGTATTATTACCGGTTGCTGCAATTGGATTTTGACGGACGAAAGATGTTTTCCGAGGTAGTGGCCGTTTCCATAGGCAATGATGCGGGAACTGGCTTTACGATCGTTCCCAACCCAGCCCAAGACAGGATCAACCTTCATTTGAATGGAACTTTCGGAGGAGATTTCGAGTGCACCATTATTGATCTAAACGGCAAAGTGGTTTGGCAAGCCAGGGAATCGGATGCACTGCTGCAACCAATAGAAGTGAGTTCATGGCCTTCCGGTTTGTATTTTGTCCGGTTAAAAGGAGAAAATGTTTATGCAGTTCAGCGGCTGGTAATTGATTAG
- a CDS encoding DASS family sodium-coupled anion symporter, with product MKRYFNNTYFQLLIAGLISLLVYFLMPGEGSNQAKLTASMITLMAVLWITEAIPIPVTSLIPLFFLPLIGVASINEVSPYYARSIVFLFLGGFLLALGLQKSGIHKRIALHIVHKIGTKPARIVLGFMIATGFLSMWISNTASVMVMLPVGLSVLNQAEAHGLEGKNLQNFGLGVMLGMAYAADIGGMATIVGTPPNLVFIEMFHEMFPKAPEVSFIDWMLMGLPISIVFMASGWWLLVKVIFPVREKNTFGGSEAINDQLVALGGLRRDEIFAGLIFAVTALLWMTGSDIKFESFTLHGWRSLLGVEGLGDAGVAILMASILFMIPSKDREGQYLLEWRMTEKVPWGILLLFGGGFAMAFGFEQSGLNDVVGAAFSTLNVSSPIVAVAFINTILTFLTEITSNTAMTNLILPVLGEAAVSLQIDPRILMIPATLSASCAFMMPIASPTQAIVFGSGYVPIRKMMMAGIWFNVLGIILVTTVFLVLGQLILGIDISVVPDWMN from the coding sequence ATGAAAAGATATTTTAATAATACCTACTTCCAGCTATTGATTGCCGGATTAATTTCCCTACTCGTTTATTTTCTGATGCCTGGTGAAGGCTCGAATCAGGCTAAGCTTACCGCTTCCATGATCACCTTAATGGCCGTTTTATGGATCACAGAGGCTATTCCCATTCCCGTGACTTCTCTCATTCCGTTATTTTTCCTGCCGCTGATCGGAGTCGCTTCGATCAATGAGGTTTCGCCTTATTATGCCAGGTCTATCGTATTCCTTTTCCTGGGAGGGTTTCTCCTGGCCCTGGGCTTGCAAAAGTCCGGTATTCATAAACGAATCGCCTTGCATATAGTTCACAAAATAGGTACTAAACCTGCCAGGATCGTTTTAGGATTTATGATCGCCACAGGATTTTTGAGTATGTGGATCTCCAATACAGCTTCAGTTATGGTAATGCTGCCGGTGGGATTGTCTGTTTTAAACCAGGCAGAGGCACACGGATTAGAAGGAAAAAATCTTCAGAATTTCGGTCTGGGTGTTATGCTTGGGATGGCCTATGCTGCCGATATAGGGGGGATGGCCACTATAGTAGGGACGCCTCCCAACCTGGTTTTTATAGAAATGTTCCATGAAATGTTCCCGAAAGCGCCTGAGGTGAGTTTTATTGATTGGATGTTGATGGGTTTGCCCATATCTATTGTTTTTATGGCGTCGGGATGGTGGTTGCTGGTGAAGGTTATTTTTCCTGTCAGGGAAAAAAATACCTTTGGCGGCAGCGAGGCCATTAATGACCAGCTGGTTGCCCTGGGGGGCTTGAGGCGGGATGAAATATTTGCCGGATTGATCTTCGCCGTTACGGCGCTGTTATGGATGACTGGGTCTGATATTAAGTTTGAATCTTTTACCCTTCACGGGTGGCGTTCTTTATTGGGCGTGGAAGGCCTTGGTGATGCCGGGGTGGCCATTTTGATGGCATCCATCTTGTTTATGATTCCTTCCAAAGACAGGGAAGGCCAATACTTGCTGGAATGGCGAATGACGGAAAAAGTGCCCTGGGGTATTTTGCTGTTGTTTGGCGGAGGGTTTGCCATGGCATTTGGTTTTGAGCAATCAGGCTTAAACGATGTGGTCGGAGCAGCTTTCTCCACCTTGAATGTCTCTTCTCCGATAGTGGCCGTGGCTTTCATCAATACCATTCTCACTTTTCTGACCGAAATAACTTCCAATACAGCCATGACCAACCTCATTCTGCCCGTTTTAGGGGAAGCCGCCGTTTCCCTGCAGATCGATCCGAGGATATTGATGATACCCGCTACGCTTTCAGCCAGTTGTGCTTTTATGATGCCCATCGCTTCCCCGACACAAGCTATCGTTTTTGGTTCGGGTTATGTCCCTATCAGGAAGATGATGATGGCAGGTATTTGGTTTAATGTGCTCGGGATCATATTGGTCACCACCGTATTCCTGGTTCTGGGGCAACTTATTCTTGGAATCGATATTTCCGTGGTGCCTGATTGGATGAATTGA
- a CDS encoding CoA-acylating methylmalonate-semialdehyde dehydrogenase encodes MNSTYPKIKNYIGGHFVDDDQPTLDVINPRDGRTITTVPLSEADSVDKAVAAAKKAFPGWSALTLRERVQVFYKFRTLLEENIDGLSRLVVEENGKIYDEAKAEVLKGIELCEFACSLPQLINDEIQEVSQGVECRTSHVPLGIVASITPFNFPHMVPLWTLPNALALGNCMIMKPSEMVPLSTIRIAELLKEAGLPDGVFNIVNGDRIIVEAICDHPGIEAVSFVGSTRVAKIVYARATSHLKRCLALGGAKNHLIVLPDAHTDMAATNIAASMSGCAGQRCMAASAMVAVGKVDHIIQRLCEEARKIVPGENLGSVISREAKERIERYIDEAEAAGAKVLVDGRNATVPGLEGGYYVAPTVIDFVRPDMKIAKEEVFGPVLAIMRTDNVDEAIAIENSSPYGNASSVFTQNGSMARYVMDRVSAGMTGVNIGVPVPREPFSFGGWNESRFGVGDITGKSSINFWTKLKKTTTKWNPEDWKDWTS; translated from the coding sequence ATGAATTCAACCTACCCAAAGATAAAAAATTACATAGGGGGCCATTTTGTAGATGATGATCAGCCTACGCTGGACGTAATCAATCCACGTGACGGTCGAACCATCACTACCGTTCCATTGTCGGAAGCAGACAGCGTGGATAAGGCGGTTGCCGCCGCAAAAAAGGCTTTCCCGGGATGGTCAGCCCTGACCTTGCGGGAGCGCGTGCAGGTATTTTACAAATTCAGGACCCTTCTGGAAGAAAATATCGACGGCCTGAGTCGCCTGGTGGTGGAAGAAAACGGGAAAATTTATGATGAGGCCAAAGCGGAGGTGCTAAAAGGTATCGAATTGTGTGAATTTGCCTGTTCCCTGCCCCAATTAATCAACGATGAGATACAGGAAGTCAGCCAGGGAGTGGAGTGCAGAACCTCCCATGTGCCTTTAGGGATAGTGGCTTCCATAACCCCTTTCAACTTTCCTCACATGGTTCCCTTATGGACCCTTCCTAATGCCCTTGCTCTCGGCAATTGCATGATCATGAAACCTTCCGAAATGGTGCCGTTAAGCACTATTCGCATTGCCGAATTGCTCAAAGAAGCCGGTCTTCCGGATGGGGTATTCAATATTGTCAACGGAGACAGGATCATCGTCGAAGCCATCTGTGATCACCCGGGAATCGAAGCGGTATCCTTTGTCGGTTCCACCCGGGTTGCCAAAATCGTTTACGCCAGAGCAACCTCCCACCTCAAGCGGTGCCTTGCCCTGGGAGGAGCTAAAAATCACCTGATCGTGCTGCCCGACGCCCATACCGATATGGCCGCCACTAATATCGCTGCCTCCATGTCGGGTTGTGCCGGTCAACGGTGCATGGCAGCCTCTGCAATGGTTGCCGTAGGCAAAGTGGACCACATCATCCAGCGTCTGTGCGAAGAGGCACGAAAGATCGTCCCGGGAGAAAACCTGGGAAGTGTCATTTCCCGTGAAGCCAAAGAACGCATTGAGCGTTACATCGACGAGGCCGAAGCGGCAGGGGCGAAAGTGTTGGTGGACGGCAGAAATGCTACCGTCCCCGGACTGGAAGGCGGATACTACGTCGCCCCAACAGTAATTGATTTTGTACGACCCGATATGAAAATTGCCAAAGAAGAAGTTTTCGGCCCTGTGCTGGCCATTATGCGCACCGATAATGTGGATGAAGCCATCGCTATTGAAAACAGTTCTCCCTATGGCAACGCCTCTTCTGTTTTTACCCAAAACGGCAGCATGGCCCGTTACGTCATGGACAGGGTCAGTGCCGGCATGACTGGCGTGAATATCGGTGTTCCTGTACCCAGGGAACCATTCTCCTTCGGCGGATGGAACGAATCGCGCTTCGGGGTCGGGGACATCACAGGAAAAAGCTCTATTAATTTCTGGACCAAGTTAAAAAAGACCACCACCAAATGGAACCCGGAAGACTGGAAAGACTGGACATCATAG
- a CDS encoding aminotransferase class III-fold pyridoxal phosphate-dependent enzyme yields MEKQTEAEAILQNNLDYTFFSWTKQAGLNPINVERAKGVYLYDRSGKRYIDFSSQLINVNIGHGRHEVTEAVVKQMQQLSYVAPGFATKVRGDLGKKLAEITPGNLSKTFFTLGGAEAIENAIKLARLYTGRHKIITQYRAYHGATYSAMSAGGDPRKLLVDSQQVPNIIHVENPYSYRCPWYSSSPAECGERAIENLHNVLKYEGPENVAAILMEGESGTSGCIKYPPFYLKKVKALCEQYGILFISDEVMSGFGRTGKWFGVDHHEITPDILVMAKGLTSGYLPLGGIITTDTIARQYDENYLPLGLTYSAHPVSVAAALAVLDIYEKEDLINRTARMEGYVNQSVAKLIEKHPSIGDWRNTGLLGCMELVKNRKTKEPMAPYNATPSEMGAMSKVAAKIRSLGMFTFVRWNFIFVCPPLTVTEAEVDEGMAILSEAIALADEAVML; encoded by the coding sequence ATGGAAAAACAAACCGAAGCGGAAGCCATTCTGCAAAACAATCTCGATTACACCTTTTTTTCCTGGACCAAACAAGCAGGGCTCAACCCCATTAATGTTGAAAGGGCAAAGGGCGTATATCTTTATGACCGTAGCGGAAAACGATACATTGATTTTTCCTCACAATTAATCAATGTGAATATCGGGCACGGCAGACACGAAGTGACAGAAGCCGTGGTCAAACAGATGCAGCAACTGAGTTATGTCGCGCCAGGTTTTGCGACAAAAGTCAGGGGCGATCTCGGGAAAAAACTGGCGGAGATCACTCCGGGCAACCTTTCCAAAACCTTTTTTACCCTGGGAGGGGCTGAAGCCATTGAAAATGCCATCAAACTGGCGCGATTATACACCGGCCGTCATAAGATCATCACTCAATACAGGGCTTATCACGGGGCTACTTACAGCGCCATGTCTGCAGGAGGGGATCCCAGGAAATTACTCGTCGACAGCCAGCAGGTACCCAACATCATTCATGTTGAAAATCCTTATTCCTACCGGTGCCCATGGTATTCTTCCAGCCCTGCAGAGTGCGGAGAGCGAGCCATTGAAAACCTGCATAATGTCCTAAAATACGAAGGCCCCGAAAACGTGGCAGCCATTTTGATGGAAGGCGAATCAGGCACTTCGGGCTGCATTAAATACCCTCCTTTTTATTTAAAAAAGGTGAAAGCCCTTTGCGAACAATACGGAATCCTTTTTATTTCCGACGAGGTGATGAGCGGCTTCGGGCGAACAGGCAAATGGTTTGGCGTGGATCATCATGAAATCACCCCGGATATCCTCGTCATGGCAAAAGGCCTGACTTCCGGTTATCTGCCCCTGGGCGGGATCATTACCACGGATACCATCGCCCGTCAATACGATGAAAACTATCTGCCATTGGGCCTGACCTATTCAGCGCATCCTGTTTCCGTGGCTGCCGCATTGGCAGTACTCGACATTTATGAAAAAGAAGATCTCATCAATCGGACCGCCCGAATGGAGGGATATGTAAACCAAAGTGTGGCGAAGCTCATAGAAAAACACCCTTCCATTGGAGACTGGCGCAATACCGGATTGCTCGGCTGTATGGAACTGGTCAAAAACAGGAAAACCAAAGAGCCTATGGCTCCTTACAACGCCACTCCTTCAGAGATGGGCGCCATGAGTAAGGTGGCAGCGAAGATAAGATCCCTGGGAATGTTTACTTTTGTGAGGTGGAACTTCATTTTCGTATGCCCGCCACTGACGGTTACGGAAGCCGAGGTGGACGAAGGGATGGCGATTTTGAGCGAAGCCATTGCTCTGGCGGATGAGGCTGTAATGCTATGA